In a genomic window of Planktothrix tepida PCC 9214:
- the csaB gene encoding polysaccharide pyruvyl transferase CsaB: MQRVICCGYYGKGNGGDEALLASLLQMLPSTVEPIVLSGNPAQTQAYYQVEVCDRMNAFQVLKALRRADGLIWGGGSLMQDVTSTMSPFYYGGLMGLAQQMGLKTIAWAQGIGPLNRSVSQWLAKKTFSGCNVVSVRDTGSATLLSNWNIPFTLAPDPVWALDAQPVARLWDLPAPRVALTLRPHPQLTPERLSLIIRALVSFQKATQTFILLIPFQPIQDLAIAQVLHQALPHNSQVLILEDPRQLKGVFRGVEFVIGMRFHSLIMAATQECKCFALSYDPKVSRLMEELELPGWEIDQLPDDPNLISKTWIDCYANDEPLSKGKIEFFVDRATVHQELLYSQFN, translated from the coding sequence TTGTCCTGTCTGGAAATCCCGCCCAAACCCAAGCTTATTATCAGGTAGAAGTGTGCGATCGCATGAATGCCTTTCAAGTCCTGAAGGCTCTACGTCGTGCAGATGGGTTGATTTGGGGCGGAGGTAGCCTCATGCAAGATGTCACCAGCACCATGAGTCCTTTTTATTATGGGGGATTGATGGGATTGGCGCAACAGATGGGACTCAAAACGATCGCCTGGGCTCAGGGTATTGGCCCCTTGAACCGTTCTGTTTCCCAGTGGTTGGCAAAAAAAACCTTTTCCGGCTGTAATGTCGTTAGCGTGCGGGATACGGGTTCTGCAACGTTATTATCAAACTGGAATATTCCCTTTACCTTAGCCCCTGACCCCGTTTGGGCTTTGGATGCTCAACCTGTAGCCCGGTTGTGGGATTTACCCGCCCCCAGAGTGGCGTTGACGTTGCGACCCCATCCCCAACTCACGCCAGAACGGTTATCATTAATAATTCGGGCGTTAGTATCGTTTCAAAAAGCAACTCAAACGTTTATTTTATTAATTCCATTTCAACCGATTCAAGATTTAGCGATCGCCCAAGTTTTGCATCAAGCCCTTCCCCACAATAGTCAGGTTTTAATCTTAGAAGATCCACGACAATTAAAAGGAGTTTTTCGCGGGGTTGAGTTTGTCATTGGGATGCGATTTCATAGTTTAATTATGGCAGCAACCCAAGAATGTAAATGTTTTGCCTTGAGTTATGACCCCAAAGTGAGTCGATTAATGGAAGAATTAGAATTACCCGGATGGGAAATTGATCAACTTCCCGACGATCCGAATCTCATCAGTAAAACTTGGATTGATTGTTATGCCAATGATGAACCTTTATCGAAGGGAAAAATTGAATTTTTCGTAGATCGAGCAACCGTCCATCAAGAATTATTGTACTCCCAGTTCAATTAA
- the trmB gene encoding tRNA (guanosine(46)-N7)-methyltransferase TrmB — protein MVRVRVRQHVNPLSQKYQTPVIPPEWSKIYTNLQQPLHLDIGCGRGLFLWELAQLEPQWNFLGLEIREPLVKEANHWRDQQELTNLHYLFCNANTSIQPILESLPQGILKRVSIQFPDPWFKKYHQKRRVVQPELVDNLARYLAEGGEVFVQSDVKEVAIEMCNRFSGNSAFHRTQNDWLAENPLPVPTERERSTLEKGELVYRALFIK, from the coding sequence ATGGTTCGCGTCCGAGTTCGTCAGCACGTTAATCCTCTCAGTCAAAAATATCAAACCCCTGTTATTCCTCCCGAATGGTCAAAGATTTATACCAATTTGCAGCAACCACTTCATTTAGATATTGGTTGCGGGAGAGGTTTATTTTTATGGGAATTAGCTCAATTAGAACCCCAGTGGAACTTTTTAGGATTAGAAATTCGAGAACCCTTAGTTAAGGAAGCCAATCATTGGCGAGATCAACAAGAATTAACGAATTTACATTATTTATTTTGTAATGCTAATACTTCAATTCAACCTATTTTAGAATCCTTACCTCAAGGCATTTTAAAACGGGTGAGTATTCAATTCCCTGATCCTTGGTTTAAAAAATATCATCAAAAACGGCGAGTGGTTCAACCGGAATTAGTAGACAATTTAGCTCGTTATTTAGCAGAAGGAGGAGAAGTTTTTGTTCAGTCAGATGTTAAGGAAGTAGCGATAGAAATGTGCAATCGCTTTTCGGGAAATTCAGCATTTCATCGTACCCAAAATGATTGGTTAGCTGAAAATCCGCTTCCAGTTCCCACAGAACGAGAACGGTCTACTTTAGAAAAAGGTGAACTTGTTTATCGAGCATTATTTATAAAGTAG